GGTGGTGGCCATCGAGATCCTCGCCAACGTGCGCACCCAGTACATCTCGGTGCGCCACCAGTTCATCCTCAACAAGCTGCTGCTCAAGCGTTCGGCGGGCGTGGCGTCGCTGGACGACATCCAGGACATCAACCGCCTGCTCGAATGAACACCCGTCCCATCCCGGAGCGCCCCATGCTTTCCTATTACCTGCGGCTGGCCCTGGGCAGCCTGCGGCGGAACAAGACCGTCACCGCGCTCATGATCGCCGCCATCGGACTGGGCATCGGCGCGTGCATGACGATGCTCACCGTGTTGCACGTCATGTCGGCCGATCCCATCCCCGGGTCGAGCGCGATGCTGTTCCATCCCCAGATCGAGCCGCGCGACGCGGAGAGCGCGGGCAAGGACGCCGAACCGCCGGACCAGCTCGCCTGGAGCGACGCCATGAACCTGCTGCGCGAAGGACCGCCCGGCCAGCAGGCGGCGATGAGTGCCGGACGCGTGGTGCTGCACGCACCCGGTGGCGAGCGACGCGCCAGCTTCGTGGACACGCGGTTCACCACGCCCGGCTTCTTTTCCCTGTTCGGCGTGCCGTTCCTGGACGGGCATGGGTGGAGCGACGACGACGAGGAAAAGCGCGCTCGCGTGGTGGTGCTGGGACAAAACCTTGCCGAGCGTCTGTTCGGCGACGCGAAAGAAGCGGTCGGACGCTCCGTTCGCCTGGGTGACGCCGACTTCAGGGTGATCGGCGTGACACGTCGCTGGCAACCCGTTCCGTTGTTCTACGACATCGGCCGCGGCGCCTACGCCCAGACCGAGGACATCTTCATGCCGCTTCATACGGCGGTGGACCTGCACGTTCGCAGTGCCGGCTCCGTCATCTGCTGGGGCGACAACGCGACGCTCGACCGCGAGTCGATGGCGACGTCGAACGAATGCGTATGGCTGCAACTCTGGGTGCGGCTGGACACGCCGGCGCAGGTGGGGGCCTACCGGCACTTCCTCGTGAACTATTCGCGGGAACAGAAGGCACTGGGGCGCTTCGCCCTCGAGCCGAACGTTCGCCTTCGCAACGTCACCGAATGGCTCGAATACAACCGCGTGGTGCCCGGCGGCGTGCAACTGCAGGCGCTGCTCGCCCTGGGCTTCCTGCTGGTATGCATGGTCAACACGGTGGCGTTGATGCTGGTGAAGTTCACCCGCCGCTCCGCCGAACTCAGCGTGCGCCGCGCCATGGGCGCGCGCAAGCTCGACGTCTTCATGCAATTGCTCGTCGAGGCCGCGATCGTCGGCGTCAG
This window of the Luteibacter aegosomatis genome carries:
- a CDS encoding ABC transporter permease, which gives rise to MLSYYLRLALGSLRRNKTVTALMIAAIGLGIGACMTMLTVLHVMSADPIPGSSAMLFHPQIEPRDAESAGKDAEPPDQLAWSDAMNLLREGPPGQQAAMSAGRVVLHAPGGERRASFVDTRFTTPGFFSLFGVPFLDGHGWSDDDEEKRARVVVLGQNLAERLFGDAKEAVGRSVRLGDADFRVIGVTRRWQPVPLFYDIGRGAYAQTEDIFMPLHTAVDLHVRSAGSVICWGDNATLDRESMATSNECVWLQLWVRLDTPAQVGAYRHFLVNYSREQKALGRFALEPNVRLRNVTEWLEYNRVVPGGVQLQALLALGFLLVCMVNTVALMLVKFTRRSAELSVRRAMGARKLDVFMQLLVEAAIVGVSGGAIGLALAHAGLWIVRQQPSDYASFARMDVPMLLSSVALAVAASLAAAVFPAWRTCRLPPALAIKIQ